In Argopecten irradians isolate NY chromosome 11, Ai_NY, whole genome shotgun sequence, one DNA window encodes the following:
- the LOC138335673 gene encoding uncharacterized protein translates to MSSVKDLIDIGKDMGLEGAELLAFVKDEQARERDERQREREAKNKEAERQFQLERMKQEEKHEQEKIKLEMDLETQREERSIREHNRKIELLQEEAKLGVKSSMVDKDVPGGGARCPKLTPFDEDKDNMDSYLRRFERYATTQRWDKVHWATNLSVLLKGRALDVFSRLPVDQSLDYDALKAALLKRFEMTEEGFRKRFRTGRPETGETFSQFGVRMESYLMRWLEMSGTGLTFDEFKDFVVRDQVLQTCGHDLALFLKERAPRTLAEMTKLADQYAEARGNPSNLVKPKFTSSKQGNGGSRTQTTDGKSSEKKDVKAAGINGRHCYICKKTDHLANRCPKRDSHKVGTVDSETSEPKSKGKSTSQKSCSFISSSEDESEDLNMPVSCGTSAVKMPVVMGYVGNQHVSVLRDSGCGKAVVRKSLVSPEEMTGKMETCKLADGTVLHLPTASIRVDTPYYTGQVEAWVMETPIYDLMLGNMDNVRPAEEPDSKWTRSPEVNAVQTRAQARQQTTYRPLKVPKDLGDIDPHKFQDAQQTDESLANIRKFVQSGEVKERQDGSSSSFALRQGLIYREYKGSSKMQERRIKQLVVPAQYRNFVLRLAHDSVMAGHLGAKRTADRILLEFYWPGVIADVSRYCRSCDVCQRTFPKGRVTKVPLGRMPLIDVPFQRVAIDLVGPLQPATDRGNRYILTLVDYATRYPEAVALRGIEAERSGSTKGGLD, encoded by the exons ATGTCTTCTGTAAAAGATCTAATAGATATAGGGAAGGATATGGGTCTGGAAGGTGCAGAGTTACTGGCATTTGTCAAAGATGAGCAGGCAAGAGAGAGAGATGAGCGACAGAGGGAAAGAGAGGCAAAGAATAAAGAGGCTGAGAGACAGTTTCAGTTGGAACGCATGAAGCAAGAGGAGAAACATGAACAGGAAAAGATTAAGCTGGAGATGGATCTGGAAACCCAAAGGGAAGAAAGAAGTATCAGAGAGCATAATCGGAAAATCGAACTCCTACAAGAGGAAGCGAAACTTGGGGTCAAGTCTTCGATGGTTGATAAAGATGTACCTGGTGGGGGAGCTAGATGTCCTAAGCTCACTCCATTTGATGAAGACAAAGATAATATGGATTCGTATCTTAGGCGGTTTGAGAGATATGCCACAACACAGAGATGGGACAAGGTGCATTGGGCGACTAACCTGAGCGTACTTTTGAAGGGTCGCGCGCTCGACGTTTTTTCGCGGCTTCCTGTTGACCAGTCACTAGACTATGATGCCCTTAAGGCTGCTCTCCTTAAGCGATTTGAAATGACGGAAGAAGGATTTCGTAAACGGTTTCGGACGGGACGACCAGAGACGGGAGAAACATTTTCACAGTTCGGTGTTCGGATGGAGAGTTATCTCATGCGATGGTTGGAGATGTCAGGTACGGGTCTGACTTTTGATGAATTTAAGGACTTCGTTGTCAGAGATCAGGTTCTTCAAACCTGTGGTCATGATTTGGCACTATTCCTTAAGGAACGCGCTCCAAGGACATTGGCAGAAATGACGAAGCTGGCCGATCAGTACGCCGAGGCTCGCGGAAATCCATCGAATCTGGTTAAACCTAAGTTCACTAGTTCCAAGCAAGGTAATGGTGGGAGTCGCACACAAACAACGGATGGGAAATCGTCTGAGAAGAAAGATGTAAAAGCTGCAGGAATTAACGGCAGGCATTGCTATATTTGCAAGAAGACAGATCATTTGGCTAATAGGTGTCCGAAGAGAGATTCCCATAAGGTTGGGACAGTAGACTCTGAGACGTCAGAGCCGAAGAGTAAAGGGAAATCCACTAGTCAGAAGTCATGTTCCTTCATCAGTTCGAGCGAAGACGAGTCTGAAGACTTGAACATGCCTGTTTCATGCGGTACATCGGCGGTTAAGATGCCTGTGGTAATGGGTTATGTCGGTAACCAGCATGTCTCTGTGTTACGGGATTCCGGTTGTGGAAAGGCGGTTGTACGTAAGAGCTTAGTATCACCAGAGGAAATGACAGGGAAGATGGAAACTTGTAAACTCGCCGATGGCACAGTTCTACATCTACCTACGGCTAGCATTAGGGTCGACACCCCTTACTATACCGGTCAAGTGGAAGCTTGGGTTATGGAGACGCCGATTTATGATCTTATGTTAGGAAATATGGATAACGTTAGGCCAGCAGAGGAACCTGATAGTAAGTGGACTCGTAGTCCTGAGGTAAATGCGGTTCAAACGAGAGCACAAGCGCGTCAGCAGACCACTTATAGACCACTAAAAGTACCGAAGGATCTAGGTGATATTGACCCACATAAGTTTCAGGATGCTCAACAGACTGATGAAAGTTTGGCAAATATCCGGAAGTTTGTTCAAAGTGGAGAAGTTAAAGAGAGACAAGACGGCAGTTCGTCTTCATTTGCTCTGCGTCAGGGTCTGATATATAGGGAATACAAGGGATCATCAAAGATGCAAGAGCGGAGGATTAAACAATTAGTTGTTCCAGCGCAGTACAGAAATTTTGTTCTTCGATTGGCTCACGACTCTGTAATGGCAGGTCATCTCGGAGCGAAGCGTACCGCAGATCGCATTTTGCTTGAGTTTTACTGGCCAGGAGTTATCGCCGATGTATCTCGTTATTGTCGTTCTTGCGACGTTTGTCAAAGAACATTCCCTAAGGGACGAGTAACCAAAGTTCCCCTCGGCAGGATGCCACTTATTGATGTACCCTTCCAGCGTGTTGCAATCGATTTAGTTGGACCACTGCAGCCAGCCACTGACCGTGGTAATCGGTACATCCTCACCTTAGTGGATTACGCCACACGGTATCCTGAAGCTGTTGCGTTACGAGGTATTGAAGCTGAAAGG AGTGGGAGTACCAAGGGAGGTCTTGACTGA